Proteins encoded by one window of Rouxiella chamberiensis:
- the dinG gene encoding ATP-dependent DNA helicase DinG, which translates to MALSSAVKDQISQWYKALQQQIPDFISRAPQRQMIAEVAKALTSDSARHLAIEAPTGVGKTLSYLIPGIAVSRAEEKPLVISTANVALQDQIFSKDLPLLKKIIPDLKFTGAFGRGRYVCPRNLSMMSNENAQGDLGLFLDDELAPSTGEEQQFCATLEKALARYEWDGLRDHYKKTIDDPLWLKLSTDKANCLGRNCHYYRECPYFVARKEIESADVVVTNHALVMAALESESVLPNAKDLLLVLDEGHHLPEVARDALEVDAEITAVWNHLQLDNFMRQIEQCIALFTPKNPPPLANAERLHNHVAEMRELLLLIEQQITVYVPADVPEAEYRFEMGALPPELTELCARLFKLTDALRSLAEYMLNDLAEKTGKHDIARLHRAILQMSRMLGYLETMTKLWRLAALDKASNAPIGKWVTRAFFDNQTHLVFHCVGIRVSDQLEKMLWRKVPHVVVTSATLRSLNSFSRLQEMSGLNEKAGDQFISLDSPFNHVEQGKIVIPQMRTEPLMANEAQHIQEMSDFFRAELASEKHRGMLVLFASNRALQQFVELLPDLRLMLLVQGDQPRYRLVEAHRERVEAGQVSVLVGLQSFAEGLDLKGDLLTQVHIHKIAFPPIDSPVILTEGEWLKTLKRYPFEVQSLPSASFNLIQQVGRLIRSHECRGEIVIYDRRLLTKNYGPRLLAALPVFPIEQREMPEPGFNKYVPLKKTRVIKARRRR; encoded by the coding sequence ATGGCGCTGTCCTCCGCAGTAAAAGATCAGATTAGTCAGTGGTACAAAGCCCTACAGCAGCAAATTCCGGATTTTATCTCCCGAGCCCCGCAGCGTCAGATGATAGCTGAGGTCGCGAAGGCATTGACCAGCGATTCTGCCCGCCACCTTGCCATCGAGGCTCCAACCGGCGTCGGCAAAACCCTGTCGTACCTGATCCCTGGAATTGCCGTGAGCCGCGCCGAAGAAAAACCGTTGGTGATAAGCACCGCCAACGTCGCGCTGCAGGATCAAATTTTCAGTAAAGATCTGCCACTGCTCAAAAAGATCATTCCCGACCTGAAATTCACCGGGGCCTTTGGCCGTGGGCGCTACGTGTGCCCGCGAAACCTGTCGATGATGAGCAATGAAAATGCGCAGGGCGATCTCGGGCTGTTTCTGGACGATGAACTGGCGCCGTCAACCGGGGAAGAGCAGCAATTTTGTGCAACGCTCGAAAAAGCGCTGGCCCGCTATGAGTGGGACGGTCTACGCGATCACTACAAAAAAACCATCGACGATCCGCTGTGGCTGAAACTCAGTACCGACAAGGCCAACTGTCTGGGACGTAACTGCCACTATTACCGCGAATGCCCGTATTTTGTGGCGCGAAAAGAGATTGAGAGTGCCGATGTGGTGGTCACCAATCACGCGCTGGTGATGGCCGCGCTGGAATCGGAATCGGTGCTGCCCAATGCCAAGGATCTGCTGCTGGTGCTCGACGAAGGCCATCATCTGCCTGAAGTGGCGCGCGATGCGCTGGAGGTCGATGCCGAAATCACCGCCGTGTGGAATCATCTGCAACTCGATAACTTCATGCGCCAGATTGAGCAGTGCATTGCGCTGTTTACTCCCAAAAATCCGCCGCCGCTCGCCAACGCCGAACGTCTGCACAATCACGTTGCCGAAATGCGCGAGCTGTTGCTGCTGATTGAACAGCAAATAACGGTTTATGTGCCGGCCGACGTGCCCGAGGCGGAATATCGCTTCGAGATGGGCGCGCTGCCACCCGAGCTGACCGAACTTTGCGCGCGCCTGTTCAAGCTGACCGATGCACTGCGCAGCCTGGCCGAATACATGCTCAACGATTTGGCGGAGAAGACCGGCAAACACGATATTGCCCGCCTGCACCGCGCTATCTTGCAGATGAGCCGCATGCTCGGCTATCTCGAAACCATGACCAAACTCTGGCGATTGGCAGCGCTCGATAAAGCCTCCAACGCGCCCATCGGCAAATGGGTGACGCGCGCCTTTTTCGATAACCAGACACATCTGGTGTTTCACTGCGTCGGCATTCGCGTGAGCGATCAGCTGGAAAAAATGCTCTGGCGCAAAGTGCCGCACGTGGTCGTGACCTCGGCCACGCTGCGATCGCTGAACAGTTTCTCGCGTCTGCAGGAGATGAGCGGCCTGAATGAAAAGGCGGGCGACCAGTTTATCAGTCTGGATTCGCCGTTTAATCATGTCGAGCAGGGCAAAATCGTCATCCCGCAGATGCGCACCGAACCGCTGATGGCCAACGAAGCGCAGCATATTCAGGAGATGAGCGATTTCTTCCGTGCCGAACTGGCGAGCGAAAAACATCGCGGCATGCTGGTGCTGTTTGCCAGCAATCGCGCGTTGCAGCAGTTTGTCGAGCTGTTGCCTGACCTGCGACTGATGTTACTGGTGCAGGGCGACCAGCCTCGCTATCGGCTGGTGGAAGCGCATCGCGAGCGCGTCGAGGCGGGGCAGGTCAGCGTGCTGGTCGGGCTGCAATCTTTCGCCGAAGGGCTGGACTTGAAAGGCGACTTGCTGACGCAGGTGCATATCCACAAGATTGCCTTCCCGCCTATCGACAGCCCGGTCATCCTCACGGAAGGCGAATGGCTGAAAACCCTGAAACGTTATCCGTTTGAAGTGCAGAGTCTGCCGAGCGCCTCGTTTAATCTGATTCAGCAAGTGGGGCGGCTTATCCGCAGCCACGAGTGTCGCGGTGAAATCGTCATCTATGACAGGCGTTTGCTGACCAAAAACTACGGCCCGCGACTGCTGGCCGCGCTGCCGGTTTTCCCTATCGAGCAACGCGAAATGCCGGAACCCGGCTTCAACAAATATGTTCCGCTCAAGAAAACCAGAGTGATCAAGGCCCGTCGACGCCGCTAG
- a CDS encoding flavin reductase family protein: protein MSSDDRYFYEPAKGHGLPHDPLNAIVGPRPIGWIASRSAQGQRNLAPYSFFNCFNYRPPIIGFASSGWKDSVKNIVETGEFVWNLTTRSLAVKMNESSASLEHGRDEFEFAGLTPVQGSIVKADRVLESPVNFECKLSQCIQLQGAAGEKIDTWLVLGEVVAVHIARHLLNEEGVYQTALAEPVLRAGGPSAYYGISEALRFDLTRPDAR, encoded by the coding sequence ATGAGCTCCGACGACCGCTATTTCTATGAACCTGCCAAAGGACACGGCCTGCCGCACGACCCGCTGAACGCCATCGTCGGGCCTCGCCCCATCGGCTGGATAGCGTCACGCAGCGCGCAGGGCCAGCGCAACCTCGCGCCTTACAGTTTCTTCAACTGTTTCAACTACCGTCCACCGATTATCGGATTCGCCAGCAGCGGCTGGAAAGACAGTGTGAAAAATATCGTCGAAACCGGCGAATTTGTCTGGAACCTGACGACACGCAGTCTGGCCGTGAAAATGAATGAAAGTTCGGCCTCGCTCGAGCATGGGCGCGATGAATTCGAGTTTGCCGGTCTGACCCCCGTGCAGGGCAGCATCGTCAAGGCCGATCGGGTACTGGAAAGTCCGGTGAATTTTGAATGCAAACTCTCGCAATGTATTCAGCTGCAAGGCGCGGCGGGCGAGAAAATCGATACCTGGCTGGTGCTCGGCGAAGTCGTGGCGGTGCATATTGCGCGTCATCTCCTCAATGAGGAAGGCGTCTACCAGACGGCTCTTGCCGAACCAGTGCTTCGTGCGGGCGGTCCTTCAGCCTATTACGGCATTTCTGAGGCACTGCGTTTCGACCTGACTCGCCCCGACGCCCGCTAA
- the glnQ gene encoding glutamine ABC transporter ATP-binding protein GlnQ has product MIEFKNVSKHFGKTQVLHDIDLKINQGEVVVIIGPSGSGKSTLLRCINKLEEITSGELIVDGLKVNDPKVDDRLIRQEAGMVFQQFHLFPHMTALENVAFGPVRVRGASKDEAQKLAKELLAKVGLSERANHYPSELSGGQQQRVAIARALAVKPKLMLFDEPTSALDPELRHEVLTVMKDLAEEGMTMVIVTHEVGFAEKVASRLIFIDKGRIAQDGPPAELIGNPPSERLREFLQHVS; this is encoded by the coding sequence ATGATTGAATTTAAAAACGTCTCCAAACACTTCGGGAAAACCCAGGTGCTTCACGATATCGACCTGAAAATCAATCAGGGCGAAGTTGTGGTTATCATCGGACCATCAGGTTCCGGTAAGTCTACGCTGCTGCGCTGCATCAACAAGCTGGAAGAAATTACCTCCGGCGAACTGATCGTCGACGGGCTTAAGGTCAATGACCCCAAGGTCGACGATCGCCTGATTCGTCAGGAAGCCGGCATGGTGTTCCAGCAGTTCCACCTGTTCCCGCACATGACGGCACTGGAAAACGTGGCCTTCGGCCCTGTCCGCGTGCGTGGTGCGAGCAAGGATGAGGCACAGAAGCTGGCAAAAGAGTTGCTGGCGAAAGTGGGCCTTTCAGAAAGGGCGAACCACTATCCGTCCGAGCTTTCCGGTGGTCAGCAGCAGCGCGTGGCGATTGCCCGTGCGCTGGCAGTCAAGCCGAAGCTGATGCTGTTTGATGAGCCTACTTCCGCGCTTGACCCGGAACTTCGCCACGAAGTGCTGACCGTCATGAAAGATCTGGCGGAAGAAGGCATGACGATGGTTATCGTGACCCACGAAGTCGGCTTTGCCGAGAAAGTGGCATCGCGCCTTATCTTTATCGATAAAGGCCGTATTGCCCAGGATGGCCCTCCGGCCGAGCTTATCGGCAACCCGCCAAGCGAACGTCTGCGCGAATTCCTGCAACACGTTTCTTAA
- a CDS encoding M3 family metallopeptidase — translation MKSSQDYFATLNRDYLKVHKTKEELFWQNYMGTGDETISARFSAAESAFKRFVANPGRLAELREHLAAVEAEPKSEARDALLAGLQGWYRFFDCNAIEDPQAQALLDEIIEAESALYNKRKQHRLLHLNSRGEQVAASLGELLTNQATNENEEYRRSSQVALRELEQWLLQNGFPELIALRNRFARQLGYRNYFDYKINKTEQMTPEQLFAILDRFEEQTREGNVRSLNELVARKGDGALMPWNIRYASAGDVTRQLDPYFPFADSLGRWINSFKRLNIGFNGAEMQLDLLVREGKYENGFMHGPVPPFVDGDTWVPAVINFTSLAKPDQVGSGASGLNTLFHEGGHAAHFANIRQNAPCFSQEFPPTSMAYAETQSMFCDSLLDDADWLKRYAKNERGEPVPDALIEQSIAARQPMRAFNERHILLMPYFEWQLYQWPEEKCTPEAITALARDVETHILGVAGSPRPTLAVPHLLSLESACSYQGYLLALMAVEQTRAFFLKRDGYLTDNPAIGPDLAKHYWTPGNSVTHDETLRSLTGEGFNPDYLAQACNQTVESAWQEARQVMASAAAREQPAADFDLNVHIRVVDGHRVLADNAEGDEAMCQDFADFVEQTYLGK, via the coding sequence ATGAAATCTTCACAGGACTATTTCGCGACACTGAATCGCGACTATCTCAAGGTTCATAAAACCAAAGAAGAGTTGTTCTGGCAAAACTATATGGGCACCGGAGACGAGACGATTTCCGCCCGCTTTTCCGCCGCTGAAAGCGCCTTTAAACGCTTTGTTGCCAATCCGGGTCGATTGGCCGAATTGCGCGAGCATCTGGCCGCCGTCGAAGCCGAGCCAAAGAGTGAGGCGCGCGATGCGCTGTTGGCCGGTCTGCAAGGCTGGTACCGCTTCTTTGACTGCAATGCGATTGAAGATCCACAGGCACAGGCGCTGCTCGACGAGATTATCGAGGCCGAATCCGCGCTCTATAACAAACGCAAACAGCATCGCTTGCTGCACCTGAACAGCCGGGGCGAGCAGGTGGCCGCCTCGCTGGGCGAGCTGCTGACCAATCAGGCCACCAACGAAAACGAAGAGTATCGCCGCAGTTCTCAGGTTGCGCTGCGCGAACTGGAGCAGTGGCTGCTGCAAAATGGTTTCCCTGAGCTTATCGCGCTGCGTAACCGTTTTGCCCGTCAGCTGGGATATCGCAACTATTTCGATTACAAAATCAATAAAACCGAGCAGATGACGCCCGAGCAACTGTTCGCCATTCTCGACCGCTTTGAAGAACAGACGCGCGAAGGCAATGTGCGCAGCCTGAACGAGCTGGTGGCCCGCAAGGGAGATGGCGCGTTGATGCCGTGGAACATCCGCTATGCCAGCGCGGGCGACGTGACGCGTCAGCTGGATCCCTATTTCCCGTTCGCCGATTCGCTGGGCCGCTGGATAAACAGCTTCAAACGGCTCAACATCGGTTTCAACGGCGCGGAGATGCAGCTCGACCTGCTGGTGCGCGAAGGTAAATATGAAAACGGTTTTATGCATGGACCGGTGCCGCCTTTCGTTGATGGCGACACCTGGGTGCCCGCCGTCATCAACTTTACCAGTCTGGCGAAGCCCGATCAGGTCGGCAGCGGCGCGAGCGGTTTGAATACCCTGTTCCATGAAGGCGGCCATGCCGCGCATTTCGCCAATATTCGCCAAAATGCGCCGTGTTTCTCGCAGGAGTTTCCGCCGACGTCAATGGCCTACGCCGAAACCCAGTCGATGTTCTGCGACAGCCTGCTGGACGATGCCGACTGGTTAAAACGCTATGCGAAAAATGAACGCGGCGAACCCGTACCGGATGCCCTGATTGAGCAGAGTATTGCCGCGCGTCAGCCGATGCGTGCCTTCAACGAGCGCCATATTCTGCTCATGCCGTATTTTGAGTGGCAACTCTATCAGTGGCCGGAAGAAAAATGTACGCCAGAGGCGATAACGGCGCTGGCGCGCGACGTTGAAACGCATATTCTCGGCGTGGCCGGAAGCCCAAGGCCGACGCTGGCGGTGCCGCACCTGTTGTCACTCGAGTCTGCATGCTCTTATCAGGGCTATCTTCTCGCGTTGATGGCGGTTGAACAAACGCGGGCCTTCTTCCTCAAACGCGACGGCTATTTAACCGATAACCCCGCGATCGGCCCCGATCTGGCAAAACATTACTGGACGCCGGGCAACAGTGTGACGCACGACGAGACGCTGCGTAGCCTGACGGGTGAGGGTTTTAATCCCGATTATCTGGCGCAGGCCTGCAATCAAACGGTGGAATCCGCATGGCAAGAAGCCCGGCAGGTGATGGCCAGCGCCGCTGCGCGTGAACAGCCTGCCGCCGATTTTGACCTCAACGTGCATATTCGCGTGGTTGATGGTCATCGTGTGCTGGCCGATAACGCCGAAGGCGATGAAGCCATGTGTCAGGACTTTGCCGATTTCGTCGAGCAGACCTATTTGGGCAAATAA
- the ybiB gene encoding DNA-binding protein YbiB: MDFTKIIKEVGRGKNHARDLDKEQALALYRLMLAGDVPDLQLGGLLIAFRIKGEAEQEMLGFYQAMEEQTLELTAPAHRPMPVVIPSYNGARKQANLTPLLAILLHRLGLPVVVHGVTEDPSRVTSHEIFAALGMAPATSAQAAQTWLDEGRGPVFIPVSILCPAIDKQLQLRWQMGVRNSSHTLAKLATPFRQQSALRLASVSHPEYIQRVSSFFHDISGRALLSQGTEGEVYANPLRSAPVHLITDGGQRILHERQAFAAQDLPASRDAHTTAAWITRCLEGEVAVPEAILNQLACCLVATDMAADLPAARLKVEALFSLSDVDRPSASPYT; encoded by the coding sequence ATGGATTTTACTAAAATTATCAAAGAAGTCGGGCGCGGAAAAAATCATGCCCGCGATCTCGACAAAGAACAGGCGCTGGCCTTGTATCGACTGATGCTGGCGGGCGACGTGCCCGACCTGCAACTCGGCGGCTTGCTGATTGCCTTTCGAATCAAGGGAGAAGCCGAGCAGGAGATGCTCGGCTTTTATCAGGCGATGGAAGAGCAGACCCTCGAGCTAACCGCGCCTGCCCATCGCCCCATGCCGGTGGTTATCCCGAGTTATAACGGCGCGCGCAAGCAGGCCAACCTGACGCCGCTACTGGCGATATTGCTGCATCGGCTGGGTCTGCCGGTCGTGGTGCACGGCGTGACGGAAGATCCGAGCCGTGTCACCAGCCATGAAATTTTCGCGGCGCTGGGCATGGCGCCCGCTACCTCCGCGCAAGCTGCACAAACGTGGCTGGATGAAGGACGCGGCCCCGTATTTATTCCGGTTTCAATCCTGTGTCCGGCCATCGACAAACAGCTTCAACTGCGCTGGCAGATGGGCGTGCGCAACAGCAGCCATACGCTAGCCAAGCTGGCAACGCCGTTTCGCCAGCAATCCGCACTGCGGCTCGCGAGCGTGTCGCACCCGGAATACATCCAGCGCGTCTCCTCTTTCTTCCATGATATTTCGGGCCGGGCGCTGTTGTCGCAAGGGACGGAAGGCGAAGTCTATGCCAATCCGCTGCGCAGCGCGCCGGTGCATCTGATTACCGATGGCGGGCAGCGCATCCTGCACGAGCGTCAGGCGTTTGCCGCGCAGGATCTCCCTGCATCCCGCGACGCACACACCACGGCGGCGTGGATAACCCGCTGTCTTGAAGGCGAGGTCGCCGTGCCCGAGGCGATTCTCAATCAGCTCGCGTGCTGCCTGGTGGCAACCGACATGGCCGCCGACCTGCCCGCCGCACGGCTAAAGGTCGAGGCGCTTTTTAGCCTGAGTGACGTCGACAGACCTTCGGCGTCACCTTACACTTGA